A part of Acropora palmata chromosome 8, jaAcrPala1.3, whole genome shotgun sequence genomic DNA contains:
- the LOC141890779 gene encoding uncharacterized protein LOC141890779, producing the protein MAADIEAMFHQVYVDPQDRDALRFLWWPDGDLQKEPEEYRIMKHLFGATSSPSCVNFCSQKTASTYQEEFEPDTIQTVMRNMYVDDLLKSVSSPEAAIKLSTQLRELLMKGGFRLTKWLCNDWDVLVEIPEHERASSVVNLDKEDLPTACTLGLKWNVEADKFIWDVSTKFKHLVETKPVTRRGILAIVSSLFNPLGFIAPYIMKQSYCCKTSAGRNWAGTLQSQNRIESSGSTGLRTFQLIDASNRRTLPRLRMHIFSDGSRVGYGAVAYLRLVDIFDRIHCSFVMGKARLAPIHKITIPRLELTASVISVKLSKIIGEELEIETDQVNYWTDSTTVLKCLGNDSKWFHTFESNRLTVIRNG; encoded by the coding sequence ATGGCAGCCGATATAGAAGCTATGTTCCATCAAGTTTATGTCGACCCTCAAGATCGTGATGCATTAAGGTTTCTTTGGTGGCCTGATGGGGACTTGCAAAAGGAACCAGAAGAATACCGCATAATGAAACACCTTTTTGGCGCGACTTCATCTCCTAGCTGTGTGAACTTCTGCTCACAGAAGACGGCGTCAACATATCAAGAGGAATTCGAACCCGACACGATTCAAACCGTGATGAGAAATATGTACGTGGACGACCTACTGAAATCCGTCTCTTCACCTGaagctgcaataaaattatcaACACAGTTGCGAGAACTGCTGATGAAAGGAGGGTTTAGATTGACCAAGTGGCTATGCAATGACTGGGATGTGCTGGTTGAGATTCCAGAACATGAAAGAGCAAGTTCAGTGGTCAACCTAGACAAAGAAGACCTGCCAACTGCTTGTACCCTTGGCTTGAAATGGAATGTGGAAGCTGATAAATTCATTTGGGATGTATCAACCAAGTTTAAACATCTTGTAGAGACAAAGCCAGTGACCAGACGAGGAATCCTCGCAATAGTGAGTTCGTTGttcaatcctcttggtttcaTTGCCCCTTACATTATGAAGCAAAGCTACTGCTGCAAGACCTCTGCCGGAAGAAATTGGGCTGGGACACTGCAATCGCAGAACAGGATAGAATCCAGTGGTTCCACTGGCTTGAGGACCTTCCAGTTGATCGATGCTTCAAACCGAAGAACTTTGCCGAGATTAAGAATGCACATTTTCTCAGATGGATCACGTGTGGGGTATGGGGCAGTAGCCTATTTACGCCTTGTTGACATCTTTGACCGAATTCATTGCAGTTTTGTCATGGGGAAAGCTCGCTTGGCTCCCATTCATAAAATCACAATACCGAGATTGGAGTTGACGGCTTCAGTCATATCTGTGAAGCTGAGTAAAATAATCGGAGAAGAGTTGGAGATTGAAACAGATCAAGTGAATTACTGGACGGACTCTACCACAGTACTAAAATGCCTCGGCAATGACTCCAAATGGTTCCACACCTTTGAGTCCAATCGCCTTACCGTCATTCGTAATGGGTAA
- the LOC141890780 gene encoding uncharacterized protein LOC141890780, with product MHNFETYLEKDNPDEARRWQLLIQHCTGKAREAIESCANLPNDGYRVAKQTLRENFGKPHVIAEAHVNKLLGLPCLKNIDGPALLEFSRHLDTADRTLTGMGAEYVSDLNHMNTLRELARKLPMFLRGRWTECAGKIIGLGKRPKFQDL from the coding sequence ATGCACAACTTCGAAACCTACCTGGAAAAGGATAACCCTGATGAGGCCAGACGATGGCAGCTTCTCATACAGCACTGCACAGGAAAGGCAAGGGAGGCTATTGAGAGTTGTGCAAATCTACCCAATGATGGCTACCGAGTAGCAAAACAGACCTTACGTGAGAACTTTGGAAAACCACATGTGATAGCGGAGGCTCATGTTAATAAGTTGTTGGGCCTACCTTGTTTGAAGAATATTGATGGACCTGCCCTACTGGAATTTAGCAGGCACTTGGACACTGCAGATCGAACTTTGACTGGCATGGGTGCTGAATATGTGTCCGATTTAAATCACATGAACACTTTGCGAGAGCTCGCAAGGAAGTTACCAATGTTTTTAAGAGGAAGATGGACTGAGTGTGCTGGGAAGATTATTGGGCTTGGCAAGAGGCCTAAGTTTCAAGATTTGTAA
- the LOC141890778 gene encoding uncharacterized protein LOC141890778 — MVIELQKAEEEIVRWVQRTSFPDVYRALANMLPGSSERQVKKVIQKEGSSIFKLNPKLRNGLLSVGGRLESAPIDEDSKHPFILPSHHHVTELLIQYHHSKVGHLSQESVLSSLRERFWVVKGRSAVRRTLKKCLDCQRRKAPTGEQFMAKLPQDRVTPHEPPFSHVGVDYFGPIEVKQGRSRVKRWGCLFTCLTVRSIHVEVAHSLNTD, encoded by the coding sequence ATGGTAATAGAGCTTCAGAAAGCCGAAGAGGAAATAGTTCGATGGGTGCAGAGAACATCTTTCCCAGATGTGTACAGAGCACTTGCCAATATGTTGCCAGGTTCAAGTGAACGACAGGTCAAGAAAGTCATACAGAAAGAAGGATCCTCGATTTTCAAGTTGAATCCGAAGTTGAGAAATGGGCTGTTGTCAGTTGGCGGGAGACTGGAGAGTGCCCCAATAGATGAAGATTCGAAGCATCCATTCATCCTTCCCAGTCATCACCATGTCACGGAGTTGCTTATCCAGTATCACCACAGCAAAGTGGGCCACCTCAGTCAAGAATCCGTTCTCTCATCCCTGAGGGAAAGGTTCTGGGTTGTGAAAGGACGTTCTGCAGTGCGTCGCACGTTGAAGAAATGTCTTGATTGCCAGAGGAGGAAGGCACCTACTGGAGAGCAGTTTATGGCCAAATTGCCTCAGGATAGAGTTACTCCACACGAACCCCCCTTCTCACATGTTGGTGTGGACTATTTTGGGCCCATAGAGGTGAAGCAAGGAAGAAGTCGAGTTAAACGTTGGGGCTGCTTATTCACATGCTTAACTGTCCGTTCCATACATGTGGAAGTCGCACACAGCCTGAATACAGACTGA